Proteins found in one Lysinibacillus fusiformis genomic segment:
- a CDS encoding amino acid permease, with amino-acid sequence MTSRHITMMALGGAIGAGLFKGSSAAIDMAGPSVLIAYLIGGIILLFVMQGLAEMAVRNKEARTFRDLVQSVLGKYPAYFLDWIYWKMWVLNIAAESVVAAIFIQYWLPEYPIWILALSVSVLVTAINLLSVKIFAETEYWLALIKITVIIVFIIAGLILLLVTFGNHSAVGFANLTEHGGFFPNGSKGLIAAMLVVIYSYGGTEIIGITLAETKNPEKVVPKAVRSTLVRIVTFYLLPFFIIVSLIPWNEVNGVPESPFVMVFKMVGIPGADHIMNAVVLLAIISSMNSGLYGSSRVLYTQAVDGRVPKVFAHLSKRKVPVYSILMCTLAMYLGVILSLYAGSKTFDFLMGSLGYTVLFIWLIIAIAHLKSRKKQAENTSAYEVKWFPYTTWIAILALSAILIGIIFTTSIIVTSITLSIYLFITLTYVLKGRYQVN; translated from the coding sequence ATGACCTCGCGTCATATCACGATGATGGCGTTAGGTGGTGCCATTGGTGCGGGATTATTTAAAGGAAGTAGTGCAGCCATTGATATGGCAGGGCCATCTGTGTTGATTGCCTATTTAATAGGTGGCATTATTTTATTATTTGTCATGCAAGGCTTAGCAGAAATGGCCGTTCGTAATAAAGAAGCAAGAACCTTTAGAGATTTAGTGCAGTCAGTGTTAGGCAAATACCCTGCGTATTTCCTGGATTGGATCTACTGGAAAATGTGGGTTTTAAATATTGCAGCAGAGTCTGTCGTTGCTGCTATTTTTATTCAATATTGGTTACCAGAATATCCAATTTGGATACTCGCACTATCTGTTTCAGTGTTAGTAACAGCCATTAATTTATTATCCGTAAAAATCTTTGCAGAAACAGAATATTGGCTAGCATTAATCAAAATTACCGTTATTATTGTCTTTATCATTGCAGGACTTATTTTATTGCTTGTTACGTTTGGAAACCATAGTGCTGTTGGTTTTGCTAACTTAACGGAGCATGGTGGTTTTTTCCCTAATGGATCAAAGGGATTAATTGCTGCTATGCTTGTAGTTATCTACTCTTATGGTGGTACAGAAATCATCGGGATTACATTAGCTGAAACGAAAAATCCTGAAAAAGTAGTACCGAAAGCTGTTCGCAGTACATTAGTACGTATTGTTACTTTTTATTTACTGCCTTTCTTTATTATCGTAAGCTTGATTCCTTGGAATGAAGTAAATGGGGTTCCTGAAAGCCCATTTGTCATGGTTTTTAAAATGGTTGGTATTCCAGGGGCAGACCATATTATGAACGCTGTTGTTTTACTGGCCATTATTTCATCGATGAATTCAGGACTTTATGGTTCATCACGTGTACTATATACACAGGCTGTAGACGGACGTGTGCCTAAAGTCTTTGCTCATTTATCGAAACGAAAAGTACCGGTATATTCCATTTTAATGTGTACATTAGCGATGTATTTAGGCGTCATTTTATCTTTATATGCTGGAAGCAAAACCTTTGATTTCTTAATGGGATCACTTGGTTATACTGTGCTATTTATTTGGTTAATTATTGCGATTGCTCATTTAAAATCACGTAAAAAACAAGCAGAGAATACAAGTGCCTATGAAGTAAAATGGTTCCCTTATACCACTTGGATAGCCATACTGGCGTTAAGTGCGATTCTCATTGGCATTATTTTTACCACATCTATTATCGTGACAAGTATTACGTTATCTATCTATCTTTTTATTACGTTAACCTATGTATTGAAAGGTCGTTATCAAGTCAATTAA
- a CDS encoding enoyl-CoA hydratase — protein MEFLSWKVEDGVAIITIARPPANALSRGIIAEVNAVLDAVEHDDAVRVLVLHGEGRFFSAGADIKEFIGVESGEEFTKLASNGQQVFERVESFSKPVIAAIHGAALGGGLELAMSCHMRFVTESAKLGLPELQLGLIPGFGGTQRLPRYVGVAKAAEMMFTSEPISGTEAVQWGLANRSFSDETLLEETLKIAKSIAKKSPIALKAAIQTLQYAKHASFYEGIEAEAKSFGTVFVTEDAKEGIQAFIEKREPVFTGK, from the coding sequence ATGGAATTTCTAAGTTGGAAAGTAGAAGATGGAGTAGCGATTATTACAATTGCACGTCCACCAGCAAATGCATTATCTCGCGGTATTATTGCAGAAGTTAACGCTGTGCTAGATGCTGTAGAACACGATGATGCTGTAAGAGTCCTTGTACTTCATGGTGAAGGCCGTTTCTTCTCTGCAGGGGCAGATATTAAAGAATTTATTGGGGTAGAATCAGGAGAGGAATTTACAAAGCTAGCTAGCAACGGGCAGCAGGTTTTTGAGCGTGTTGAATCATTTTCTAAGCCTGTAATTGCAGCCATCCATGGTGCGGCATTAGGCGGAGGGCTTGAGTTAGCAATGAGCTGTCATATGCGATTTGTCACTGAATCTGCGAAACTAGGTTTACCTGAATTACAATTAGGCCTTATTCCTGGTTTTGGCGGTACACAGCGCTTACCACGCTATGTTGGTGTAGCAAAGGCTGCTGAAATGATGTTTACAAGTGAACCGATCTCTGGTACCGAAGCTGTTCAGTGGGGCTTAGCGAACCGTTCATTCTCAGACGAAACACTACTAGAAGAAACGTTAAAAATTGCTAAGAGCATTGCTAAGAAAAGCCCAATCGCTTTAAAAGCGGCTATTCAAACATTGCAATATGCAAAGCATGCATCATTCTATGAAGGCATTGAAGCAGAGGCGAAATCCTTTGGGACAGTATTTGTTACAGAAGATGCCAAAGAAGGAATTCAAGCATTCATTGAAAAGCGTGAGCCTGTGTTTACTGGCAAATAA
- a CDS encoding TetR/AcrR family transcriptional regulator, translating into MKRDKPKYKQIIDAAVIVIAENGYHQAQVSKIAKQAGVADGTIYLYFKNKEDILISVFNEKMAVFVESLQDIIENGSTSKDKLSRMIENHFNVLATDRYLATVTQLELRQSNKDLRLKINSVLREYLQLLDQILIEGMLTGEFNQTMDVRLARQMVFGTIDETITSWVMNDYRYDLMEQVPKVQALILNGIKA; encoded by the coding sequence GTGAAACGAGATAAGCCAAAATATAAACAAATTATTGATGCAGCTGTCATCGTTATTGCGGAAAATGGGTATCACCAAGCGCAAGTATCGAAAATCGCCAAACAGGCAGGGGTGGCCGATGGAACAATCTATTTATATTTTAAAAATAAAGAAGATATATTAATTTCTGTCTTTAATGAAAAAATGGCTGTTTTTGTAGAGTCATTACAAGATATAATAGAAAATGGGAGTACGTCTAAAGACAAACTTTCACGAATGATTGAAAATCATTTTAATGTTCTAGCGACAGATCGATACCTAGCAACTGTCACACAATTAGAGCTTCGCCAGTCAAACAAAGACTTACGATTAAAAATTAATTCGGTATTGCGTGAGTATTTACAGCTACTCGATCAAATTTTAATCGAGGGTATGCTTACAGGTGAGTTCAATCAGACGATGGATGTACGCTTGGCACGACAAATGGTTTTTGGCACAATTGATGAAACTATTACGTCGTGGGTTATGAATGACTATCGATATGATTTGATGGAACAGGTTCCAAAGGTTCAGGCATTAATCCTGAACGGCATTAAAGCTTAA
- a CDS encoding electron transfer flavoprotein subunit alpha/FixB family protein, producing MSKKVLVLSEVREGSLRNVSFEAIAAAKQIADGGEVVGVLLGDAVASLTGSLFEYGADRVVTVEHPHLKQYTSDGYSQALLAVIEQEQPSGIVFGHTANGKDLSPKIASKLQAGLVSDVTAIEGAGDDVVFIRPIYSGKAFEKVKVKEGVVLASIRPNNITPLEKAEGKTGDVSAITAEITNLRTIIKEVVRKSSEGVDLSEAKVVVAGGRGVKSEEGFEPLKELADLLGGAVGASRGACDAEYCDYSLQIGQTGKVVTPDLYIAAGISGAIQHLAGMSNSKVIVAINKDPEANIFKVADYGIVGDLFEVIPLLIEEFKALKVNA from the coding sequence ATGTCAAAAAAAGTATTAGTATTAAGTGAAGTTCGTGAAGGAAGCTTACGTAATGTTTCTTTCGAAGCAATTGCAGCTGCAAAACAAATCGCTGATGGTGGCGAAGTTGTTGGGGTACTTTTAGGGGATGCTGTAGCAAGTTTAACAGGTTCATTATTTGAATATGGTGCTGATCGTGTAGTAACAGTGGAACACCCACATTTAAAACAATATACATCTGATGGCTATAGTCAAGCACTATTAGCTGTTATCGAGCAAGAACAACCATCTGGTATTGTCTTCGGTCATACAGCAAATGGGAAAGATTTATCGCCAAAAATTGCAAGCAAATTGCAAGCAGGTCTAGTATCTGATGTCACTGCTATTGAAGGTGCAGGCGATGATGTAGTATTCATCCGACCAATTTACTCTGGTAAAGCTTTTGAAAAAGTGAAAGTGAAAGAAGGCGTTGTTTTAGCTTCTATTCGTCCAAATAACATTACACCTTTAGAAAAAGCAGAAGGTAAAACAGGTGATGTGTCTGCAATCACTGCAGAGATTACAAACCTTCGTACAATTATTAAAGAAGTTGTTCGTAAATCTTCAGAAGGTGTAGATCTTTCAGAGGCGAAAGTAGTTGTTGCTGGTGGTCGTGGCGTGAAGTCAGAAGAAGGCTTCGAGCCATTAAAAGAGCTAGCAGATTTACTAGGCGGTGCAGTTGGCGCATCACGTGGTGCATGTGACGCTGAATACTGTGATTATTCGCTTCAAATCGGACAAACAGGTAAGGTCGTAACACCAGATCTTTATATTGCAGCTGGTATTTCGGGCGCAATTCAACATTTAGCTGGAATGTCCAATTCAAAAGTCATTGTTGCCATTAATAAAGATCCAGAAGCAAATATTTTCAAAGTAGCGGATTACGGTATCGTTGGAGATTTATTTGAAGTCATTCCGCTTCTAATTGAAGAATTTAAAGCATTAAAAGTGAACGCGTAA
- a CDS encoding electron transfer flavoprotein subunit beta/FixA family protein, whose protein sequence is MNIFALIKRTFDTEEKIVVSGGKIQEDGAEFIINPYDEYAIEEAIQVRDAAGGKVTVVTIGGEDAEKQLRTALAMGADEAVLINTEDDLDELDQNAAAYLLAEYLKDKDADLILTGNVAIDGGSGQVGPRVADLLDMNYVTTITKLEIDGTSAKIVRDIEGDSEVIETSLPLLVTAQQGLNEPRYPSLPGIMKAKKKPLAELELDDLDIDEDDVEVKIETVDIFLPAQKAAGRILEGDLSAQAKELVNLLHTEAKVV, encoded by the coding sequence ATGAACATTTTTGCATTAATTAAACGTACGTTTGATACAGAAGAAAAAATCGTTGTGTCGGGTGGCAAAATCCAAGAGGACGGCGCAGAATTCATTATCAACCCTTACGATGAATATGCCATTGAAGAGGCAATCCAAGTTCGCGATGCTGCTGGTGGTAAAGTAACAGTAGTGACAATTGGTGGCGAGGATGCAGAGAAGCAATTACGTACAGCACTTGCTATGGGTGCTGACGAAGCAGTGCTTATTAATACAGAAGATGATTTAGATGAGCTAGACCAAAATGCAGCAGCTTATCTATTAGCTGAATACTTAAAAGATAAAGATGCAGATTTAATTTTAACAGGAAATGTTGCGATTGATGGTGGTTCAGGGCAAGTTGGTCCACGTGTTGCTGATTTATTGGATATGAATTATGTAACAACGATTACGAAACTTGAAATTGACGGAACATCTGCGAAAATTGTTCGCGATATCGAAGGAGATTCAGAGGTAATTGAAACTTCTTTACCGTTATTAGTAACAGCTCAGCAAGGTTTAAATGAGCCACGTTACCCATCTCTACCAGGTATTATGAAAGCGAAAAAGAAACCGCTTGCAGAGCTTGAGTTAGATGATTTAGATATCGATGAAGATGATGTAGAAGTGAAGATCGAAACAGTAGACATCTTCTTACCAGCTCAAAAAGCAGCAGGCCGTATTTTAGAAGGCGACCTTTCTGCACAAGCAAAAGAACTGGTAAATCTACTTCACACAGAAGCAAAAGTAGTTTAA